The following coding sequences are from one Panicum hallii strain FIL2 chromosome 5, PHallii_v3.1, whole genome shotgun sequence window:
- the LOC112895900 gene encoding protein CPR-5-like: MDTGCPHQPGDPSGADADDAASSSAASASSARGSASRTSRLRRGVRLRLRRRRQEPTLSAGSGSGSGGGGQGGAGVQDDLALPLGMSFAAVLAQVVNTKTHSGERLQPALLSKICTSAVKESLRNIYGDKLDSFMRNFEKSFSSTLTTLHLVNEMPVYEQRPIPQCSFKHEDSAAASMLSTGGPQKPPQEIKQDILNSVESQLVLYAGGNQQLTRRTRGISSTEADQRILNAFERSLKEQTRSNELKEFEIGLSMRKLQLKQSQLELNSYSHILEKMKLSLGFQKASFRGEKLKTEMQDTRHAQLLRTLTDFLVSAAIIMSVCFGYGTYIYSYQRITDITAACSVTSRGSKSWWVPNSVSNFNSGLLFLRCHFIAATRMGFGMVMIVAIAWLAFQRSAVSGSNMPVTFNFILLGVICGFAGRFCTNTLGGDGNIWLICWEVLCSIHLLGNCYPSVVYRVLHGPISVSHNKEVVWFPYWIRRWIFYAMLGFIIPALTGFLPFASLSDWLNHFTQEVKSIFVGEESEA, translated from the exons ATGGACACGGGCTGCCCCCACCAACCCGGCGACCCCTCCGGCGCCGATGCCGACGACGCTGCGTCTTCCTCGGCGGCGTCGGCCTCCTCCGCGCGCGGCTCTGCTTCCCGGACCTCCCGTCTGCGCAGGGGGGTTCGGCTCCGGCTGCGGCGAAGACGGCAGGAGCCAACCCTGTCCGCCGGGTCCGGGTCCGGGTCCGGGGGCGGGGGccagggcggcgccggcgtgcagGACGACCTCGCGCTGCCCCTGGGGATGTCATTCGCGGCCGTCCTAGCGCAG GTTGTGAATACGAAGACTCACTCAGGGGAAAGATTACAACCTGCACTCCTTTCGAAG ATATGTACATCAGCAGTGAAGGAATCATTGAGAAAT ATATATGGCGATAAGTTAGACAGTTTTATGAGAAATTTCGAGAAATCATTCAGCAGCACACTGACGACGCTTCATCTTGTTAATGAGATGCCTGTTTATGAACAACGTCCTATTCCTCAATGTTCTTTTAAGCATGAAGACTCTGCAGCTGCAAGCATGTTGAGCACTGGTGGTCCACAAAAACCCCCACAGGAAATCAAGCAGGACATTTTGAACTCAGTAGAAAGTCAGCTTGTTCTTTATGCTGGCGGCAATCAGCAGCTGACTCGTCGCACTCGTGGCATATCTTCTACTGAAGCTGATCAGCGGATCCTTAATGCATTTGAGAGATCTTTAAAAGAGCAAACACGATCAAACGAGCTCAAGGAATTTGAGATAGGCCTTAGCATGAGAAAATTGCAACTAAAACAGTCTCAACTAGAACTTAATTCCTACTCACACATATTAGAAAAGATGAAGTTATCCTTGGGATTTCAGAAAGCTTCCTTCCGAGGGGAGAAATTGAAGACCGAGATGCAGGACACAAGGCATGCACAACTACTGAGGACACTCACAGATTTTCTTGTTAGCGCAGCGATTATCATGTCAGTATGCTTTGGTTACGGAACTTATATTTATTCATACCAAAGAATAACTGACATTACGGCAGCGTGTTCGGTCACTTCGAGG GGATCTAAATCATGGTGGGTGCCAAATTCAGTGTCAAATTTCAATTCCGGGTTGCTCTTCTTAAGATGTCATTTCATAGCAGCAACACGAATGGGTTTTGGCATGGTAATGATTGTGGCAATTGCTTGGTTAGCATTCCAGCGTTCTGCAGTGTCTGGATCAAATATGCCAGTAACTTTCAATTTCATTCTGTTGGGAGTTATTTGCGGCTTTGCTGGAAGGTTTTGTACCAACACTCTTGGCGGTGATGGGAACATCTGGCTCATATGCTGGGAAGTTCTTTGTTCCATCCATTTACTTGGAAATTGTTATCCATCTGTCGTGTACCGAGTTCTTCATGGTCCTATATCAGTCTCTCACAACAAGGAAGTTGTTTGGTTCCCATATTGGATTCGCCGGTGGATATTTTATGCTATGCTGGGGTTTATTATCCCAGCCTTGACTGGCTTCCTGCCGTTTGCTTCTCTTTCAGACTGGCTTAATCATTTCACTCAAGAAGTAAAATCCATCTTTGTTGGTGAGGAAAGTGAAGCCTGA
- the LOC112891480 gene encoding protein XRI1-like isoform X2 gives MDFDGAIGDQGEIWGWQSQEYSLQKDLLADPCSSLWAEASNNLSDDWSMLDEQTPIKHCTDFEFQFCDIGDIIIKDFEEGKETLQAKRRRMLQFCPENVEMTCTMTEDGLSESLQVMDFPGANCLLNSDGTDELPEEWLVNCSQDSEPRLPAEEMTSPATAVEKDNSTSVHQNSSPCEQAIVVHNNPVQARPTPLKAGRNIIRAKKVRTSVAFPFELIKPCSILGAVTLNDINEKIHAPPPYKIKHKNDEELNSHQASAISGKPVVHMTKIHTEGGKGSITITRTIG, from the exons ATGGATTTCGACGGCGCCATTGGTGATCAGGG TGAGATTTGGGGATGGCAAAGTCAGGAGTATAGTCTGCAGAAAGATCTGTTAGCTG ATCCCTGTAGCAGCTTGTGGGCTGAAGCAAGCAACAATTTGAGTGATGATTGGAGCATGCTTGATGAGCAAACTCCAATTAAACATTGTACCGACTTCGAGTTTCAGTTCTGCGATATAGGAG ATATCATCATCAAGGACtttgaagaagggaaggaaaCGTTACAGGCTAAACGCAGACGCATGCTGCAGTTCTGTCCAGAAAATGTTGAG ATGACCTGTACTATGACTGAAGATGGGCTTTCAGAAAGTCTGCAAGTGATGGATTTTCCAG GTGCCAACTGTTTATTGAACTCTGACGGGACAGATGAACTGCCAGAAGAATGGTTAGTCAATTGCTCACAAGATAGCGAGCCTCGTCTCCCAGCTGAAGAAAT GACTAGCCCTGCTACTGCCGTGGAAAAAGACAACAGTACCTCTG TGCATCAGAATTCTTCGCCTTGTGAACAAGCTATTGTAGTTCACAACAATCCTGTGCAAGCTAGACCTACACCTCTGAAAG CTGGGAGAAATATTATCAGAGCAAAGAAGGTGAGAACATCAGTGGCCTTCCCTTTCGAGCTTATCAAGCCATGCAGTATCCTTGGCGCTGTCACACTGAATGACATCAACGAGAAGATCCACGCCCCGCCACCATACAAGATCAAGCACAAGAATGACGAGGAGCTGAACTCACACCAAGCTTCGGCTATCTCCGGGAAACCTGTGGTCCACATGACGAAGATCCACACCGAAGGGGGAAAGGGAAGCATCACGATCACCAGAACAATAGGCTAA
- the LOC112891480 gene encoding protein XRI1-like isoform X1, with protein sequence MDFDGAIGDQGEIWGWQSQEYSLQKDLLADPCSSLWAEASNNLSDDWSMLDEQTPIKHCTDFEFQFCDIGDIIIKDFEEGKETLQAKRRRMLQFCPENVEMTCTMTEDGLSESLQVMDFPGTFSISSVRLMVFTWVYSFLFLLIMLVTPGANCLLNSDGTDELPEEWLVNCSQDSEPRLPAEEMTSPATAVEKDNSTSVHQNSSPCEQAIVVHNNPVQARPTPLKAGRNIIRAKKVRTSVAFPFELIKPCSILGAVTLNDINEKIHAPPPYKIKHKNDEELNSHQASAISGKPVVHMTKIHTEGGKGSITITRTIG encoded by the exons ATGGATTTCGACGGCGCCATTGGTGATCAGGG TGAGATTTGGGGATGGCAAAGTCAGGAGTATAGTCTGCAGAAAGATCTGTTAGCTG ATCCCTGTAGCAGCTTGTGGGCTGAAGCAAGCAACAATTTGAGTGATGATTGGAGCATGCTTGATGAGCAAACTCCAATTAAACATTGTACCGACTTCGAGTTTCAGTTCTGCGATATAGGAG ATATCATCATCAAGGACtttgaagaagggaaggaaaCGTTACAGGCTAAACGCAGACGCATGCTGCAGTTCTGTCCAGAAAATGTTGAG ATGACCTGTACTATGACTGAAGATGGGCTTTCAGAAAGTCTGCAAGTGATGGATTTTCCAGGTACATTTTCAATCAGTTCTGTTAGGCTTATGGTGTTTACTTGGGTGTATTCTTTTCTGTTCCTCCTAATTATGCTGGTAACTCCAGGTGCCAACTGTTTATTGAACTCTGACGGGACAGATGAACTGCCAGAAGAATGGTTAGTCAATTGCTCACAAGATAGCGAGCCTCGTCTCCCAGCTGAAGAAAT GACTAGCCCTGCTACTGCCGTGGAAAAAGACAACAGTACCTCTG TGCATCAGAATTCTTCGCCTTGTGAACAAGCTATTGTAGTTCACAACAATCCTGTGCAAGCTAGACCTACACCTCTGAAAG CTGGGAGAAATATTATCAGAGCAAAGAAGGTGAGAACATCAGTGGCCTTCCCTTTCGAGCTTATCAAGCCATGCAGTATCCTTGGCGCTGTCACACTGAATGACATCAACGAGAAGATCCACGCCCCGCCACCATACAAGATCAAGCACAAGAATGACGAGGAGCTGAACTCACACCAAGCTTCGGCTATCTCCGGGAAACCTGTGGTCCACATGACGAAGATCCACACCGAAGGGGGAAAGGGAAGCATCACGATCACCAGAACAATAGGCTAA
- the LOC112894946 gene encoding uncharacterized protein LOC112894946 — protein MGSPLRTVHLRRSSSSPPGDTVAIAVDGGSGVDLARVGLALGLDPASVRPNGYFLSRGPGHVCSAVTWRALLNFFAARGLPTGADAAAPVAVDGNPAASPAPTSDPITLVCSKRKSGLVVERRSKRTKPQENGSSLSKRSDDVLSEEIVLGLKRRLRLDDTIPAKKIKQVEYGSDTQQPVKFSCSFVNANGKRPQEEEMIASLSCKRVR, from the exons ATGGGCTCGCCGCTCCGCACCGTGCACCTCCGCCGCTCTTCGTCCTCGCCGCCGGGCGACACCGTGGCGATCGCGGTGGACGGCGGCTCCGGGGTGGACCTGGCCCGCGTCGGGCTCGCGCTGGGGCTGGACCCGGCCTCCGTCCGCCCCAACGGCTACTTCCTCAGCCGCGGCCCCGGCCACGTCTGCTCCGCCGTCACCTGGCGCGCGCTCCTCAACTTCTTCGCCGCGCGCGGGCTGCCcaccggcgccgacgccgccgcgcccgtCGCCGTGGACGGCAATCCAGCCGCGTCTCCTGCCCCGACCTCAG ATCCTATAACTCTTGTGTGCTCAAAGCGAAAATCTGGACTCGTGGTAGAAAGGCGTTCCAAGAGGACCAAGCCTCAAGAGAACGGATCATCTCTTTCAAAACGAAGTGATGATGTACTTAGCGAAGAAATCGTCCTTGGTTTGAAGAGAAGACTCAGATTGGACGACACAATTCCAGCAAAGAAGATTAAGCAAGTAGAGTACGGCTCAG ACACACAACAGCCAGTTAAATTCTCCTGCAGCTTTGTAAATGCAAATGGAAAGCGGCCACAGGAGGAGGAGATGATCGCCTCACTTTCTTGTAAAAGAGTTCGGTGA
- the LOC112893711 gene encoding small ubiquitin-related modifier 1, whose product MSGAGEEDKKPAEGGAHINLKVKGQDGNEVFFRIKRSTQLKKLMNAYCDRQSVDMNAIAFLFDGRRLRGEQTPDELEMEDGDEIDAMLHQTGGYMASA is encoded by the exons ATGTCGGGAGCCGGAGAGGAGGACAAGAAGCCGGCGGAGGGCGGCGCCCACATCAACCTCAAGGTGAAGGGACAG GATGGCAATGAGGTGTTCTTCCGTATCAAGAGGTCCACCCAGCTGAAGAAGCTGATGAACGCCTATTGCGACCGCCAGTCTGTGGACATGAATGCCATTGCATTCCTTTTTGATGGCCGCAGGCTTCGCGGTGAGCAGACCCCAGATGAG CTGGAGATGGAGGACGGCGACGAGATTGACGCCATGCTTCACCAGACCGGAGGCTACATGGCTAGTGCTTAG